Proteins from one Fragaria vesca subsp. vesca linkage group LG6, FraVesHawaii_1.0, whole genome shotgun sequence genomic window:
- the LOC101291452 gene encoding uncharacterized protein LOC101291452 has product MEEDDEMHSPASAGSGSPTSPTTNGRITVTVAVPSQIPASAQHSPPRNNQLTLALPSQGVRSSGGGREDCWSESATAVLIEAWGERYLELSRGNLKQKHWKEVADIVSSREDYGKTPKTDIQCKNRIDTVKKKYKLEKSKMLAGAGPSKWPFFAKLDHLIGATGKGTPGSGGGPVPPGFMSKNHKIPMGMPVGVRGGGGGVGQFVPKHLQQLQKANAKKRGPPPVEWDSDSSREVSPVSADSFPPPPVFETKRPRTAGRGANAGLGRGGAGRGGVGKEIRGREGGGEKKSGWGDSMRELTQAMLRFGEAYEHAETAKLQQVVEMEKQRMKFAKELELQRMQYFMKTQMEISHGRRNGNASNHHRSVNNNNTNNNSDSN; this is encoded by the coding sequence ATGGAGGAGGACGACGAGATGCATTCACCGGCGTCGGCGGGGAGCGGATCTCCGACGTCGCCGACGACGAACGGCCGGATAACGGTGACGGTGGCGGTACCGTCTCAGATACCGGCGTCGGCGCAACACTCGCCGCCGAGGAACAACCAGCTGACCCTGGCGCTGCCGTCGCAGGGGGTTCGGAGCAGCGGCGGCGGGAGAGAGGACTGCTGGAGCGAGAGCGCGACGGCGGTGCTGATAGAGGCGTGGGGGGAGAGGTACTTGGAGCTGAGCAGAGGGAACCTGAAGCAGAAGCACTGGAAGGAGGTGGCGGACATTGTGAGCAGCAGAGAGGACTACGGCAAAACCCCAAAGACTGATATCCAGTGCAAGAATAGAATCGACACCGTCAAGAAGAAGTACAAGCTTGAGAAGTCCAAGATGCTCGCCGGAGCCGGCCCCAGCAAGTGGCCCTTTTTCGCCAAGCTTGATCATTTGATTGGCGCCACCGGGAAGGGGACTCCTGGCTCCGGCGGCGGTCCGGTGCCGCCGGGGTTCATGTCCAAGAACCACAAGATTCCGATGGGAATGCCGGTCGGGGTCCGCGGCGGAGGAGGAGGAGTTGGGCAGTTTGTGCCCAAGCACCTGCAGCAACTGCAGAAGGCTAATGCCAAGAAGAGGGGTCCTCCTCCGGTGGAGTGGGACTCGGATTCTTCGAGAGAGGTCTCTCCTGTGTCGGCTGATAGCTTTCCGCCGCCGCCTGTTTTTGAGACGAAGAGGCCGAGGACGGCGGGGCGGGGGGCGAATGCTGGTTTGGGGAGGGGAGGGGCAGGAAGAGGAGGGGTTGGGAAAGAGATTAGAGGAAGAGAGGGGGGTGGAGAGAAGAAAAGTGGGTGGGGGGATTCAATGAGGGAGTTGACGCAGGCAATGCTGAGGTTCGGGGAGGCTTATGAGCATGCCGAGACTGCGAAGCTGCAGCAGGTGGTGGAGATGGAGAAGCAGAGGATGAAGTTCGCTAAAGAGTTGGAGCTGCAGAGGATGCAGTATTTCATGAAGACCCAGATGGAAATTTCGCATGGTAGGAGGAATGGGAATGCTAGTAATCATCATCGCAGCGTCAACAACAACAACACCAACAACAACAGTGATAGCAACTAG